One part of the Saprospiraceae bacterium genome encodes these proteins:
- a CDS encoding 3-hydroxybutyryl-CoA dehydrogenase translates to MKHITVIGAGTMGSGIAHVFAQYGYQVVLTDISIPALDKAMNSISRNLDRMVEKGKLKPEDKGAILLRIKSNAHFQEAVTDAELVVEAATENETLKLKIFSDLDLMTSPNTILASNTSAISLTKIGSVTKRPDKVIGMHFMNPAPIMKLVEIIRGYNTSDEVCDTIMELTRALDKVPVEVNDFPGFVSNRILIPMINEAIYSLYEGVAGVEEIDTVMKLGMAHPMGPLQLADFIGLDVCLDILRVLEGGFGNPKYAPCPLLVKMVNAKKLGVKTGEGFYSYTAGSKELVVAPKFSRFTETLSNLSNLT, encoded by the coding sequence ATGAAACACATAACAGTAATCGGCGCAGGTACCATGGGTAGTGGAATTGCCCATGTATTTGCTCAATATGGATACCAGGTAGTATTAACGGATATTTCAATACCTGCATTGGATAAAGCAATGAACTCAATTTCAAGAAACCTGGACAGGATGGTTGAAAAGGGTAAACTTAAGCCAGAAGATAAAGGAGCTATTTTATTGCGTATTAAATCAAATGCACATTTTCAAGAGGCTGTGACAGATGCTGAGTTAGTTGTAGAAGCTGCAACCGAAAATGAAACATTAAAGCTGAAAATATTCTCAGATTTAGATCTAATGACCTCTCCAAACACAATTTTGGCCTCCAATACATCAGCGATTTCATTGACTAAAATAGGATCTGTCACAAAACGTCCTGATAAAGTAATTGGGATGCATTTTATGAATCCTGCACCGATCATGAAATTAGTTGAAATAATTAGAGGTTATAATACTTCAGACGAAGTTTGTGATACCATTATGGAACTTACTCGCGCGCTTGATAAAGTACCCGTAGAAGTGAATGATTTTCCGGGTTTTGTTTCAAATCGGATATTAATTCCAATGATCAATGAAGCGATTTATAGTCTGTATGAAGGGGTAGCTGGTGTTGAAGAAATTGATACGGTGATGAAATTAGGTATGGCCCACCCAATGGGTCCATTACAATTAGCGGATTTTATTGGCTTAGATGTATGTTTGGATATTTTAAGGGTATTGGAAGGCGGTTTTGGAAACCCAAAATATGCTCCTTGTCCGCTATTAGTAAAAATGGTGAATGCAAAAAAATTAGGGGTCAAAACGGGTGAAGGATTTTATTCGTATACAGCTGGGTCGAAGGAGCTTGTAGTTGCTCCTAAATTTAGCAGATTTACAGAAACCTTAAGCAATTTAAGCAACCTAACATAA
- a CDS encoding leucine--tRNA ligase, which produces MEFQHQEVEDKWKKIWKEEQIYKVLNDFSKPKYYVLDMFPYPSGAGLHVGHPLGYIASDIVARQKRMKGYNVLHPMGFDAFGLPAEQYAIQTGIHPAISTMQNIERYHQQLDNIGFNYDWTREVITCKPEYYKWTQWIFLKLYNHYYNTKEQKAKPILELISLFENYGNLDAPASTSEDSIFSSTEWNEKSALEKDIVLMNYRLAYRKTSFVNWCEALGTVLANDEIKDGVSERGGHPVEKKPMMQWALRISAYAERLLNDLETLEWSEALKNMQKNWIGKSVGAQVFFTIENQKEVLEIFTTRPDTIFGASFMVLAPEHPLVNKITTDAQKNAIINYIEYSKKRSERERQSETKSVTGVFTGAYALHPFTNEKLPIWISDYVLIDYGTGAIMAVPSNDKRDQLFAIKFDLPIIKVIDQTEFPGADLEDLVGTLINSSFLNSAPVTKAIDMAIESLAEKNIGKKRIQYKMRDANFSRQRYWGEPFPVYYNTEGVSFILEESMLPLELPHIDSIEPGKGGRSPLNSKTDWVHWNGFERETDTMPGYAGSSWYFLRYMDALNNTEFASKESLEYWQDVDLYIGGTEHAVGHLMYSRFWHKFLYDLEFVPTIEPFKKLVNQGMIQGIIESLLLVKESQPPHFIDPDIAEKYNDDQLAKIPVHIDFIQQYNTPNSHLSKSGLKQFIQWRPEFEQAFFENATEKNTVDKISDAFKIQSYSETGKMSKRYHNVVNPDDVIAEYGADCFRMYEMFLGPIEQSKPWDTKGIDGVSKFIRKFYSLFYNEADQFVLSDDGATGDEFRILHTCIKKVNQDIEQLSFNTSISAFMICVNELKRIGCNKKEILLPLTQLLAPFAPFITEEIWAIANNSSSIHHTAYPEHLEMYLVKDEVNYPISINGKKRFEWIVSKSLTQDQLQDQVLKLEEISKWVTGQQIKKIIIVPGRMINIVL; this is translated from the coding sequence ATGGAGTTTCAGCATCAAGAGGTAGAAGATAAATGGAAGAAAATTTGGAAAGAGGAACAGATTTATAAAGTTTTAAATGATTTTTCTAAACCCAAATACTATGTTTTGGATATGTTTCCATATCCTTCTGGTGCAGGATTACATGTCGGGCATCCATTAGGTTATATTGCCTCTGATATTGTAGCAAGGCAAAAAAGAATGAAAGGATATAATGTGCTCCACCCTATGGGTTTTGATGCTTTTGGTTTACCTGCAGAACAATATGCAATTCAAACTGGTATACATCCGGCGATATCTACTATGCAAAATATTGAACGATACCACCAACAATTAGATAATATCGGATTTAATTATGACTGGACAAGAGAAGTTATTACTTGCAAACCTGAATATTACAAATGGACACAATGGATATTTCTAAAACTATATAATCACTATTATAATACAAAAGAACAAAAAGCAAAACCAATTCTTGAACTCATTTCACTTTTTGAAAACTATGGAAATCTGGATGCACCTGCATCAACAAGTGAAGATTCTATTTTTAGTTCTACTGAATGGAATGAGAAATCAGCTTTAGAAAAAGATATTGTCTTAATGAATTACCGGCTTGCATACCGGAAAACAAGTTTTGTAAACTGGTGTGAAGCTTTAGGTACTGTACTTGCAAATGATGAAATTAAAGACGGTGTTTCGGAGCGTGGAGGACATCCCGTAGAAAAGAAACCAATGATGCAATGGGCTTTGCGAATTTCAGCCTACGCAGAAAGATTATTGAATGATTTGGAAACTTTGGAATGGTCTGAAGCATTAAAAAATATGCAAAAGAACTGGATTGGAAAGTCCGTAGGTGCTCAAGTATTTTTTACCATTGAAAATCAAAAAGAGGTTTTGGAAATCTTTACTACAAGACCAGATACCATATTTGGAGCTAGTTTTATGGTCTTGGCCCCTGAACACCCTCTCGTAAATAAAATTACAACAGACGCACAAAAGAATGCAATTATAAATTATATAGAATATTCGAAAAAGAGAAGTGAACGGGAGCGGCAATCTGAAACCAAATCCGTCACAGGAGTCTTTACAGGAGCCTATGCTTTGCATCCATTTACGAATGAAAAGCTTCCAATCTGGATTTCCGATTATGTCTTAATAGACTATGGAACCGGTGCCATTATGGCGGTTCCAAGCAATGATAAACGGGATCAATTATTTGCTATTAAATTTGATTTACCAATAATTAAAGTTATCGATCAAACTGAATTTCCCGGAGCAGATTTGGAAGATTTGGTAGGTACTCTTATCAACTCCAGTTTCTTAAATAGTGCTCCAGTTACAAAAGCAATTGATATGGCAATTGAATCTCTTGCTGAAAAAAATATTGGCAAGAAACGAATTCAATACAAAATGCGGGATGCAAATTTTAGCAGACAGCGTTATTGGGGTGAACCGTTTCCAGTGTATTACAATACAGAAGGTGTTTCATTTATATTGGAAGAATCAATGCTTCCACTGGAATTGCCACATATCGATTCAATCGAACCTGGTAAAGGCGGAAGATCTCCTCTAAACAGTAAAACAGATTGGGTGCATTGGAATGGCTTTGAAAGAGAAACGGATACCATGCCAGGCTATGCAGGCTCCTCTTGGTATTTTTTACGGTATATGGATGCATTAAATAATACGGAGTTTGCATCCAAAGAATCCTTAGAATATTGGCAAGATGTGGATCTTTATATTGGTGGAACAGAACATGCCGTAGGCCACCTTATGTATTCTCGCTTTTGGCATAAATTTTTATATGACCTTGAGTTTGTACCAACTATAGAACCTTTCAAAAAATTAGTAAATCAAGGAATGATACAAGGTATCATAGAATCCTTATTATTAGTTAAAGAAAGCCAACCTCCTCATTTTATTGATCCTGATATCGCAGAAAAATACAATGATGATCAACTTGCAAAAATTCCAGTTCATATTGATTTTATCCAACAATACAATACTCCAAATTCACATTTATCCAAATCAGGTTTAAAGCAATTTATACAATGGAGACCTGAATTTGAACAGGCATTTTTTGAAAACGCAACAGAGAAAAATACCGTTGATAAAATTTCCGATGCATTTAAAATTCAAAGTTATTCAGAAACAGGAAAAATGTCGAAACGATATCACAATGTTGTGAATCCAGATGATGTCATAGCTGAATATGGGGCAGATTGTTTCCGAATGTATGAAATGTTTTTAGGTCCTATTGAACAATCCAAACCATGGGACACTAAAGGAATTGATGGAGTGAGTAAATTTATACGCAAATTTTACAGTTTGTTTTATAACGAAGCGGATCAATTTGTTTTAAGTGATGATGGAGCCACTGGAGATGAATTTAGAATCCTGCATACTTGTATAAAAAAAGTAAACCAGGATATCGAACAATTGTCATTTAACACATCGATAAGTGCATTTATGATATGTGTCAATGAATTGAAAAGAATTGGATGCAATAAAAAAGAAATTCTCTTACCACTTACACAGCTGCTTGCACCATTTGCACCCTTTATTACAGAAGAAATCTGGGCAATTGCAAATAATTCAAGCAGTATTCATCATACTGCTTATCCAGAGCATTTAGAAATGTATTTAGTGAAGGATGAAGTGAATTATCCCATAAGTATCAATGGTAAAAAAAGATTTGAATGGATCGTATCAAAAAGTTTGACACAGGATCAGTTGCAAGACCAGGTTTTAAAGCTTGAAGAAATAAGTAAATGGGTAACCGGACAACAAATTAAAAAAATTATTATAGTTCCAGGTAGGATGATTAATATCGTACTTTAA